The following are from one region of the Paenibacillus sp. JZ16 genome:
- a CDS encoding beta-L-arabinofuranosidase domain-containing protein yields MLHETAFKSLPLRAIKPAGWLKSQLEIQASGFTGHLEEQWKDVGDENGWLGGQGESWERGPYYVDGLLPLAYLLEDESLIAKANRWIEWSLASQQENGLFGPNRITSVNQDIDKEQDWWHYMIMLKVMMQHEEATGDERIIPFLTKFFTYVHSVMEEQPLRGWAQTRGAEMLLCIVWLYRRTKQPFLLELADIVAGQTTDWSDIFHDFPFWRKVEEWDWTTHVVNVAMGIKTPGVLFELSGNPVERESVHRGIDSLMTYHGQAHGMFSGDEWLSGTHPSQGVELCAVVEYMFSMEQLTRIFGDGRFGDILEKVAFNALPAAISPDWTSHQYDQQVNQMICNVAPRAWSNSPDANVFGLEPNFGCCTANMHQGWPKLTSHLWMKDQEDGLVAISYAPCTVRTTVGRQGVPAVVEVTGEYPFKDRVQIHLSLEYEASFPLSLRIPAWCDDPVITLNGRDLPFQVQSGYARIVQNWQNGDRLDIHLPMEVKTVTRSMYATSIERGPLVYVLPVKENWQMIRERDMFHDWEIYPASPWKYGLVADTSFEVLEQDMVRQPFLAKDAPVRVKVKGQLIRDWKMEGNNAGNPPLHPNTDGQPITELELVPYGSARLRIGEFPLIGERKRAAKK; encoded by the coding sequence ATGCTGCATGAGACTGCGTTTAAGAGTTTGCCGCTTCGAGCGATTAAACCGGCCGGATGGCTAAAGAGTCAGTTGGAGATTCAAGCAAGCGGTTTTACCGGACATTTGGAAGAACAGTGGAAAGACGTAGGGGATGAGAACGGGTGGCTGGGCGGCCAGGGAGAGAGCTGGGAACGGGGACCTTATTATGTTGACGGTTTGCTACCGCTAGCCTATTTGCTCGAAGACGAGTCTTTGATTGCCAAAGCGAATCGCTGGATCGAGTGGTCGCTTGCGAGCCAGCAGGAGAATGGCTTGTTCGGTCCGAATCGCATAACCTCCGTCAATCAGGATATCGATAAGGAGCAGGACTGGTGGCATTACATGATCATGCTGAAAGTGATGATGCAGCATGAAGAAGCAACGGGCGATGAACGGATCATTCCTTTTCTGACGAAGTTTTTTACTTATGTCCATTCGGTTATGGAGGAACAGCCGCTGCGGGGCTGGGCCCAAACCAGGGGTGCGGAGATGCTGCTGTGCATCGTGTGGTTATATCGACGTACGAAGCAGCCTTTTCTGTTAGAGCTTGCCGATATCGTTGCCGGACAAACAACGGACTGGAGCGATATCTTTCATGATTTTCCGTTCTGGCGAAAGGTCGAAGAGTGGGATTGGACGACCCATGTCGTGAATGTAGCGATGGGAATTAAAACGCCGGGCGTATTGTTTGAATTGAGTGGCAATCCGGTGGAGCGGGAAAGCGTGCATCGGGGCATCGATTCCCTAATGACGTATCACGGTCAAGCGCATGGCATGTTCTCCGGAGACGAATGGTTATCCGGCACCCATCCGAGTCAAGGCGTAGAATTATGTGCCGTCGTGGAGTATATGTTCTCGATGGAGCAGCTGACGCGTATTTTCGGGGATGGACGTTTCGGGGATATTTTGGAGAAGGTCGCATTTAATGCGCTGCCCGCCGCCATCTCCCCGGATTGGACCTCGCATCAGTATGATCAGCAAGTCAACCAGATGATCTGCAATGTCGCTCCGCGGGCATGGAGCAACAGTCCGGATGCCAATGTCTTCGGTCTGGAGCCGAATTTCGGATGCTGCACGGCCAATATGCATCAGGGCTGGCCAAAGCTAACGTCGCACCTATGGATGAAGGATCAGGAGGACGGGCTTGTTGCCATTTCCTATGCCCCATGCACGGTGAGAACGACGGTCGGTCGTCAAGGCGTTCCGGCTGTCGTCGAGGTAACCGGGGAATATCCGTTCAAGGATCGCGTTCAGATCCATTTGTCGCTGGAATACGAGGCATCGTTTCCTCTATCGCTGCGCATCCCGGCCTGGTGCGACGATCCTGTCATAACTCTGAATGGGCGCGATTTGCCATTCCAGGTGCAGTCCGGTTATGCACGAATCGTACAGAACTGGCAGAACGGCGACCGATTGGATATTCATTTGCCGATGGAAGTGAAGACTGTTACGCGCAGCATGTACGCTACCAGCATTGAAAGAGGGCCGCTGGTGTATGTGCTGCCCGTGAAGGAGAACTGGCAGATGATCCGGGAGCGCGACATGTTCCACGATTGGGAGATTTACCCTGCATCTCCATGGAAATACGGCCTGGTCGCCGATACGTCATTCGAGGTGCTTGAGCAGGATATGGTCCGCCAGCCGTTCCTGGCAAAGGATGCACCTGTCAGGGTGAAGGTGAAAGGCCAGCTGATTCGGGATTGGAAGATGGAAGGCAACAACGCCGGAAACCCTCCGCTGCATCCGAACACGGACGGACAGCCCATTACGGAATTGGAGTTGGTTCCATACGGAAGCGCCAGGCTTCGGATCGGTGAGTTCCCTCTGATTGGAGAGCGGAAAAGGGCCGCTAAGAAATAA
- a CDS encoding AraC family transcriptional regulator: MIFQLMAPPLPHYIICGEDTYQVGDKHPDRYNIGVFDLILVTKGALFLEENGAAYRVKAGCYFILRPDAAHRTFEPCQEETHFYWLHFQTLGSWIETEELTLFALSQTDQPYVQIERFSFYIPKYGELPSIEQAKLLLEQLQNLQSSSSSAARWKQEQLLHELLLLLQAEEDGIQHQNPQYAIAERTANYLRQHYKEPVSYQRLSEAMHFHQNYLSICMKKTFGCTPLEFLTRHRIEQAKRLLIHTNDPIGRIAEESGFGSFPYFIRSFIRYTGFKPKSFRQKYRS; the protein is encoded by the coding sequence ATGATCTTCCAGTTGATGGCGCCGCCGTTGCCCCACTATATCATTTGTGGAGAAGATACCTATCAGGTAGGAGACAAACATCCGGATCGCTATAACATTGGGGTCTTTGATCTGATTCTGGTGACAAAAGGGGCGCTTTTCCTGGAGGAGAACGGTGCTGCTTACAGGGTGAAGGCCGGCTGCTACTTTATTCTTAGACCGGATGCAGCCCACCGGACATTTGAGCCCTGTCAGGAGGAAACCCACTTTTATTGGCTGCATTTTCAGACGCTAGGGTCTTGGATTGAAACAGAGGAGCTCACCCTTTTTGCCTTATCGCAAACCGATCAGCCTTATGTGCAGATCGAGCGTTTCTCTTTTTATATACCCAAGTATGGAGAGCTGCCTTCGATAGAGCAGGCGAAACTCCTGTTAGAGCAATTGCAGAACCTTCAGTCATCGTCTTCTTCCGCGGCACGCTGGAAACAGGAGCAGCTGCTGCATGAGCTGCTCCTGCTGCTTCAAGCCGAAGAGGACGGGATCCAGCATCAGAATCCTCAATATGCCATAGCCGAACGAACCGCCAACTATTTGAGACAACATTACAAAGAACCGGTTAGCTATCAGAGATTATCCGAGGCCATGCACTTCCACCAGAACTATCTGTCGATCTGCATGAAAAAAACGTTCGGCTGTACGCCCCTGGAATTTCTAACACGGCATCGGATCGAACAAGCCAAGCGACTATTGATCCACACCAACGATCCGATCGGACGCATTGCCGAAGAATCCGGATTCGGTTCTTTTCCGTATTTCATTCGCAGCTTTATTCGGTATACAGGCTTCAAACCCAAATCCTTTAGGCAGAAATACCGTTCCTAA
- a CDS encoding SDR family NAD(P)-dependent oxidoreductase, translating into MNLDLKGKVALVTGSTSGIGKAIAMSLAAEGASVIINGRHEDKVKQTIHDIHAVHPDAELRIAVADLGTEEGCHQVREAAPVVDILINNLGIFEPAEFFDIPDADWFRFFETNIMSGVRLTRHYLKNMINRNEGRIIFIASEAAIMPSQEMAHYSATKTMQLSLSRSLAELTTGTRVTVNTVMPGSTLTEGVETMLNTLYPDEDLSIEEAEQRFMKENRPTSIIQRLIRPEEIADFVAYLSSPKSSAINGSALRIDGGLVRSVF; encoded by the coding sequence ATGAATTTGGATCTGAAGGGAAAAGTCGCATTGGTAACAGGCTCGACGTCCGGCATCGGCAAAGCGATTGCCATGTCGCTTGCAGCCGAGGGAGCGTCCGTCATTATAAATGGAAGACATGAGGACAAAGTAAAACAGACGATCCATGATATTCACGCTGTGCATCCGGATGCCGAGCTGCGTATTGCCGTGGCGGATCTCGGAACGGAGGAGGGCTGTCATCAGGTCAGGGAAGCTGCTCCGGTCGTTGATATTCTGATCAATAATTTGGGGATATTTGAGCCTGCCGAATTTTTCGATATCCCTGATGCGGATTGGTTCAGGTTCTTCGAGACCAATATCATGAGCGGAGTTCGCTTAACCCGGCACTATTTGAAGAATATGATCAATCGCAATGAAGGTCGAATTATATTTATCGCGAGTGAAGCGGCCATCATGCCGTCCCAGGAGATGGCACATTACAGCGCAACCAAGACGATGCAGCTGTCCCTTTCCCGAAGCTTGGCTGAGCTGACGACAGGGACCCGCGTCACGGTGAATACCGTCATGCCTGGCTCCACGCTTACGGAAGGCGTTGAAACGATGCTGAATACGCTATATCCGGATGAGGATCTTTCGATCGAAGAAGCAGAGCAGCGGTTTATGAAGGAGAATCGGCCGACTTCCATCATTCAGCGATTGATTCGACCGGAGGAGATTGCGGATTTTGTTGCGTATCTCAGCAGTCCCAAATCCTCGGCGATTAACGGTTCAGCGCTTCGAATCGACGGGGGCTTGGTACGAAGCGTATTCTAA